A genomic window from Leptolyngbya sp. BL0902 includes:
- a CDS encoding tetratricopeptide repeat protein: protein MRYAAKWLGLVAATAVMVPFAEIPGSFKEPWDLIPAAMAQADSEILLQVEGVLEDGDSILNDGSLYDAHTFEGRAGQIVAITLESLEFDTFLLLRDSKGNELARNDDIDTEAGNYHSFITLTLPANGTYQVWANGLEATSRGRYRLTVVESAPEQAVPLLSGAALQHLRQVEANRLLQQGGQQLNISQFREALRSWEQALALYLESQDRQGEGNALGNLGLAYERLGDYRQAIAFHEQSLAIIREIGNRAGEGSVLGNLGIAYGSLGDYRQAIAFHEQSLAIAREIGNRAGEGSVLGNLGNTYRNFGDYRQAIAFHEQSLAIFRELGDSPEERLRQRAREGTALGNLGNAYYSLGDYRQAIAFHEQSLTIAREIGDRAGEGRALSGLGNTYRNLGDYRQAIAFYEQDLTIAREIGDRAGEGGSLGNLGIAYGSLGDYRQAIAFYEQSLAISRKIGDRAGEGRALGNLGSAYDGLGDYRQAIALHEQSLAIDREIGNRAGEGRALGNLGSAYDGLGDYRQAMAFYEQGLALFREIGDRAGEGLALSNLGVLFDEQSNPDLAIVFLKASVAVHESIRSDIRGLDTNLQQSFTDTIAGSYRRLANLLLSQGRIPEAQQVLDLLQLEELREFTNTRATWTGTAVAYTDTEQPIVAAHGDLIAFGQEVAACRRTNCPDLNDLNQQLTTLNHQYQDRVATFQDQARQNRRNDDIFQDPSRLGSDARALLAANPNSVLIYPFVTEDKLWLLWATAGAVGTVEVSVSQAELSRAVQRLGEQLTRAGNLSDLQAPSQQLYDWLVRPLEAPLEANNIEQLIFVNDRVTRYIPMAVLFDGERYLLERYTLSTVLSPAVTNTTSRLGAVDEAPVLGLGLTQAFPGFDPLPAVKDELTGIVRGAAAPGQGIFPGSVFFDQDFTLNTLETNLLGHRVLHIATHAAFVPGRPRDSYILLGDGSRLEVADIEAREHLLEDLHLVVLSACQTALGGPAGDGSEIAGISSYFLAPGRAETVIASLWKVNDDSTSVMMQRFYEFLATGELTKAEALRQAQLSLLYNEDTATRLAASRASISVETLDSRPLSAVGSQHPYHWAPFILIGNGL, encoded by the coding sequence ATGAGATATGCAGCAAAGTGGTTGGGTTTGGTCGCAGCAACGGCGGTTATGGTGCCCTTTGCCGAGATCCCAGGGTCCTTCAAAGAACCCTGGGATCTGATACCCGCCGCGATGGCCCAGGCTGATTCTGAAATTCTTCTTCAGGTAGAGGGGGTGCTTGAGGACGGTGATAGCATCCTCAACGATGGCAGCCTGTACGACGCCCACACCTTTGAGGGACGGGCGGGCCAAATAGTCGCCATCACTCTGGAAAGCCTTGAATTCGACACGTTTTTGCTGCTGAGAGATAGCAAGGGCAACGAGCTAGCTAGGAATGATGATATCGACACCGAGGCAGGCAACTACCACTCATTCATCACGCTGACGCTGCCTGCCAATGGCACCTACCAAGTTTGGGCCAACGGGCTAGAGGCCACCTCTCGCGGGCGCTATCGGCTGACGGTTGTGGAGAGTGCTCCTGAGCAAGCTGTGCCTTTGCTGAGTGGGGCGGCTTTGCAGCATTTGCGGCAGGTGGAGGCCAATCGGCTATTGCAACAGGGTGGGCAGCAACTTAACATTAGCCAGTTTCGGGAGGCACTGCGATCATGGGAACAGGCGCTGGCTCTCTATCTAGAGAGCCAAGATCGCCAAGGAGAAGGGAACGCTCTAGGGAATTTGGGCCTTGCTTACGAAAGATTGGGAGACTATCGCCAAGCCATTGCTTTCCATGAACAAAGTCTGGCGATCATCCGCGAGATTGGCAACCGGGCAGGGGAAGGCAGTGTTCTAGGGAATTTGGGTATTGCTTACGGCAGTTTGGGAGACTATCGCCAAGCCATTGCTTTCCATGAACAAAGTTTGGCAATCGCCCGCGAGATTGGCAACCGGGCAGGGGAAGGCAGTGTTCTAGGGAATTTGGGCAATACTTACCGCAACTTTGGGGACTATCGCCAAGCCATCGCTTTCCATGAACAAAGTCTGGCTATCTTCCGCGAGCTCGGCGATTCTCCAGAGGAGAGGCTTCGCCAACGGGCGCGTGAAGGAACTGCCCTGGGGAATTTGGGCAATGCTTACTACAGCCTGGGAGACTATCGCCAAGCCATTGCTTTCCATGAGCAAAGTTTGACGATCGCCCGCGAGATTGGTGATCGGGCAGGGGAAGGACGTGCCCTGAGTGGTTTGGGCAATACTTACCGCAACTTGGGAGACTATCGCCAAGCCATTGCCTTCTATGAGCAAGATTTGACGATCGCTCGTGAGATTGGCGATCGAGCAGGGGAAGGAGGTTCCCTAGGGAATTTGGGTATTGCTTACGGCAGTCTGGGGGACTATCGCCAAGCCATTGCTTTCTATGAGCAAAGTTTGGCGATCTCCCGCAAGATTGGAGATCGGGCAGGGGAAGGACGTGCCCTAGGGAATTTGGGTAGTGCTTACGACGGTTTGGGAGACTATCGCCAAGCTATTGCCTTGCATGAACAAAGTTTGGCAATCGACCGCGAGATTGGCAATCGGGCAGGGGAAGGACGTGCCCTAGGGAATTTGGGTAGTGCTTACGACGGTTTGGGAGACTATCGCCAAGCCATGGCTTTCTATGAACAAGGTCTAGCTCTTTTCCGCGAGATTGGTGATCGAGCAGGGGAAGGGCTTGCCCTGAGTAACCTTGGTGTTCTCTTTGATGAGCAAAGCAACCCCGACTTAGCCATTGTCTTCCTCAAAGCCAGCGTTGCAGTACATGAATCCATTCGCAGCGACATTCGTGGCCTAGACACTAATCTGCAACAGTCCTTCACCGACACCATTGCCGGGTCTTATCGTCGTCTAGCCAACCTGCTCCTCTCCCAAGGACGCATACCCGAAGCCCAGCAGGTGCTCGACCTGTTGCAGCTCGAAGAACTGCGTGAGTTCACCAACACCCGCGCCACCTGGACTGGCACCGCCGTGGCCTATACCGACACCGAGCAACCCATCGTCGCAGCCCACGGCGACCTGATCGCCTTTGGCCAGGAGGTGGCCGCCTGTCGTCGAACCAACTGTCCCGACCTCAACGACCTGAACCAGCAGCTCACCACCCTTAACCACCAGTATCAAGACCGGGTTGCCACCTTCCAAGACCAGGCACGGCAGAATCGGCGGAACGACGATATTTTCCAAGACCCCAGCCGCCTGGGCAGCGATGCCCGTGCCTTGCTGGCCGCCAACCCCAACTCGGTCTTGATTTATCCCTTCGTCACCGAAGACAAGCTGTGGCTACTGTGGGCCACCGCTGGTGCTGTGGGCACGGTGGAAGTGTCGGTCTCCCAGGCCGAGCTATCCAGGGCCGTGCAGCGGTTGGGAGAACAGTTGACCCGAGCGGGCAACCTCAGCGACCTGCAAGCCCCCAGCCAGCAGCTCTACGACTGGTTGGTGCGGCCCCTGGAAGCGCCCCTGGAGGCTAACAACATTGAACAACTGATTTTCGTCAATGACCGGGTCACCCGCTACATCCCCATGGCGGTGCTGTTTGATGGGGAACGCTATCTACTGGAGCGCTACACCCTCTCCACCGTCCTTTCTCCGGCGGTGACCAACACCACCAGCCGCCTGGGGGCCGTGGACGAGGCTCCGGTGCTGGGACTAGGGCTGACCCAGGCGTTTCCAGGCTTTGACCCGCTACCTGCGGTCAAGGATGAGCTGACGGGCATCGTGCGGGGGGCGGCGGCCCCTGGCCAGGGCATTTTCCCTGGCAGCGTCTTTTTCGATCAAGACTTTACCCTCAATACCCTGGAGACTAATCTGCTGGGGCACCGAGTGCTGCACATTGCCACCCACGCCGCCTTTGTGCCCGGACGACCTCGTGATTCCTATATTCTGCTGGGGGATGGCAGTCGCCTGGAGGTGGCAGACATCGAAGCGCGGGAACACCTGCTGGAGGATCTACACCTGGTGGTGCTCTCCGCCTGTCAGACGGCGTTGGGTGGCCCCGCTGGGGACGGCTCCGAAATTGCGGGCATTAGCTCCTACTTTCTGGCTCCAGGGCGGGCCGAAACCGTGATCGCCTCTCTGTGGAAGGTGAACGACGACAGCACCAGTGTCATGATGCAGCGGTTCTACGAGTTCCTAGCCACAGGCGAACTGACCAAAGCTGAGGCCCTGCGTCAGGCGCAGCTCAGCCTGCTCTACAACGAAGATACCGCCACCCGCCTCGCTGCTTCCCGAGCCTCTATCTCGGTTGAGACCCTTGATAGCAGACCGCTCTCAGCAGTGGGCTCCCAGCACC